ATGTATTTACCATTAAGGTGATAAAGCACATGTCCTACCGCAGGGGAGTAGGGGCCATAAAAGCTGGGAGCAAAATCTAATTTATTCAGTTGCTGCTCACCCATTCGCTGTAAAAAATAGGCCAGTTTATTGGCTACAAATAGACTAGTCTCCTCACCTAAACGTTCGTACTGGAACATGGTAAAAAGCAGCATAGCCCTGGCAGGAGTGAGTTTAACTTCCTTTGCCGGAGAATCTTTTCTTAATTGTGCTTTGATGTTAGGATTAGGCTCAAATACCAGTACTTCCGTATCCAAAGGAGCGAGATATTGTTCTATCATCGCTTTTACTTTATCCCAATGCAAGCCGCCATTGCCACAACCTAAGGGAGGAATGGCAATGCTCTTAATGTTGTTAGCTTTGAGATCAGAAGCCAGGGTTTTTAGCCCCTCCTCTACATATTTGTAGCTAGATTTGCGGTAGTAAACGGTTTTGGTAGGGAAGTTTACGATCCACTTCTCCCCCAGGGGGGTGAGCTCTTTTACCCACAGCAGTTTACCGGGTACTAATTCTTTCTGCTCACAGGCTTTTTTGTATACCCGAAAATTCTCTGGAAAAGCTTCCTTAAACTGCAAGGCAATACCCTTTCCCATTATACCCATCGTATTAACGGTATTCACAAGTGCCTCAGTAGGGGCGTCTAAAAGGTTACCTTGGGTATAGTGGATCATGGGTTAATAATAAAACATTTCATTTGGGTTTACAAGTACCTCAATTTCCAAACCATATTTGTTTACTTCCTGTTTCACCCACTCTGCTTTATCTTCAGTATAGGTAATAATATGGGTGATACATTGAAGAGGTACATGATCTTTTACTAAAAATTCCGCTTGCTTTCGCCTCATTCTGTCCCGGTCATCTGCTGTGTTCTTCCATACTTTTCTATACACAATATTCCAGTCAACCTTATCCAAATCGGCTTTGTCTGTATAGAATTGAGTCAACTCTTTTTTAGCATGACCATCTGTGAATACATAAGTGCATTGGCAGGCTTCTATTTGATCTAAGGTAGTACGGAGATAAATAATATCTTCCTGAGGAAGCTTTTTGATGCCTCTATGCCCACTTATAATATTAAGCAGCATAGGAGAAAGCGTACCAAAATAAAAGGGGATGTAATCCCCTACATTCCCATATCCAGATATCTTGATAGGATATTCAGTGCGTTTTCTAATAAGGTCAGAATCACCAATTTCTACATAATTGGGATCAAAATGAGGGCTTTTCCGGGTATATAGCCCATGCTCCAGAATATGAGGCAAGTTCTGATAATGTATCAGCCTGTAAAGCCTTATGATATCTGGAACTTCGCCCGGCATGCTTTAAAAGATTTGATTAATAAGGCTTTTTTGGAGTGCTTTGGCGGATTCTATTTTTAAATTTAATTCTTTTGCTGATTTCTC
This window of the Porifericola rhodea genome carries:
- the darG gene encoding type II toxin-antitoxin system antitoxin DNA ADP-ribosyl glycohydrolase DarG, with translation MIHYTQGNLLDAPTEALVNTVNTMGIMGKGIALQFKEAFPENFRVYKKACEQKELVPGKLLWVKELTPLGEKWIVNFPTKTVYYRKSSYKYVEEGLKTLASDLKANNIKSIAIPPLGCGNGGLHWDKVKAMIEQYLAPLDTEVLVFEPNPNIKAQLRKDSPAKEVKLTPARAMLLFTMFQYERLGEETSLFVANKLAYFLQRMGEQQLNKLDFAPSFYGPYSPAVGHVLYHLNGKYIQGMEQKNAKPFEPLLLNYELFEEVKQYVHSKLSNEQYNRLQDLLKLIDGFESAFSLELLASVDFLLKDHPQASVEELLPQIAEWSDRKTKMFKKEYVEIAYQHLKQYQSEKAFMA
- the darT gene encoding type II toxin-antitoxin system toxin DNA ADP-ribosyl transferase DarT, whose protein sequence is MPGEVPDIIRLYRLIHYQNLPHILEHGLYTRKSPHFDPNYVEIGDSDLIRKRTEYPIKISGYGNVGDYIPFYFGTLSPMLLNIISGHRGIKKLPQEDIIYLRTTLDQIEACQCTYVFTDGHAKKELTQFYTDKADLDKVDWNIVYRKVWKNTADDRDRMRRKQAEFLVKDHVPLQCITHIITYTEDKAEWVKQEVNKYGLEIEVLVNPNEMFYY